The following coding sequences lie in one Candidatus Hydrogenedentota bacterium genomic window:
- a CDS encoding DUF2147 domain-containing protein, with protein MMRHFLCALALLCASPVPSFGADTPADGAEGIVGTWLTEKGEVRVKIERDGDGKFFGTIVWMNEPVYPEGDPEAGKPCRDRENPDKARRNDPILGMRLLSGFEFDGKNTWKKGTVYDAETGNTYKATLTLAGPDSLKLRGYIGISLLGRNTTWTRQSGE; from the coding sequence ATGATGCGGCATTTTCTGTGCGCTCTTGCGCTGCTTTGCGCCTCTCCGGTGCCCTCCTTTGGCGCGGACACCCCGGCGGACGGGGCGGAGGGGATTGTCGGCACCTGGCTCACGGAGAAGGGGGAGGTGCGCGTCAAGATTGAGCGGGACGGCGACGGCAAATTCTTCGGCACCATTGTCTGGATGAATGAGCCGGTCTATCCGGAGGGCGACCCCGAGGCGGGAAAACCCTGCCGCGACCGGGAGAACCCAGACAAGGCCCGCAGGAACGATCCCATTCTCGGCATGCGGCTGCTGTCGGGTTTCGAGTTCGATGGAAAGAACACCTGGAAAAAGGGGACGGTGTACGACGCGGAGACCGGCAACACCTACAAGGCCACCCTGACCCTCGCGGGACCAGACTCCCTCAAACTGCGCGGGTACATCGGCATTTCCCTGCTGGGCCGCAACACCACCTGGACACGGCAAAGCGGCGAGTGA